From the genome of Bradyrhizobium sp. ORS 278:
TGCGCGATCACCGTCAGCAGCGCCCGCGCCGGGCCGCGCGGCATGCGCTTGCCCTGCTCCCAGTTGCGAATGGTCTCGACGGGAACGCCGAGCTTGGCGGCGAACTCCTGCTGCGTCAGCTGCACCCGCCGCCGGAGATCTCGAACCTCCAGCGGAGCCGTCGGGGCAGCCGCCGACGGCGCGAGCGGAAACTCGCCGCCGTCGCGCAATTCCACGATCCGTCCATCTGCCTTCAGCCGCAAGCGTTGCATCGGTCCTGCTCCGTCTCGGGCAACAGTGTCGCCGAGCCGCGTTAAGGCCGGATTAACGATATAAGTCGTTCAAGCGCTGCGCTTATTTCAAGCCGAACCAGAGCGTGGCGATGCCCAGAAACGAGAAGAAACCGACCACGTCGGTCACCGTGGTGACGAACGTGCCCGAGGCGACGGCCGGATCGGCGCGGACGCGCTCGAGCACCATCGGGATCAGGATGCCGCCGAGCGCGCCGGCGACGAGATTTGAGATCATCGCGAGTCCGATCACGATGCCGAGGCCCGGAGTCTTGAACCAAGCCACCGCTGCGATCCCGGTGACGAGCGCGAAGGCCAGCCCGTTGACGAGCCCGACCAGCGCCTCGCGCATCACCACGCGCAGCGCATTGCTGGGCCCGAGCTCGCGCGTGGCGAGCGCACGCACCGCGACCGTCATGGTCTGGGTCGCGGCATTGCCACCCTGGCTCGCGACGATCGGCGCGAGCACGGCAAGCGCCACCATCTGCTGCAGCTGGCCCTCGAACAGGCCGAGCACGGAGGACGCGAGGAACGCGGTAGCGAGATTGATCAGCAGCCAGTTGAAGCGGCCCTTGGCGATGGTCCAGACGCTGTCCGACAGTTCCTCGTCCCCGGACACGCCGCCGATCGCCTTGAAGTCCTCGTCGGCCTCCTCCTCGATCACGTCGACGACGTCGTCGATGGTGATGACGCCGGCGAGCCGGTTCTCGGCATCGACGACGGGTGCGGCGACGAGGTTGTACTTGCCGAACAGCCGGGCGACCTCGGCAAGATCGTCGGTCACGGTGACGCGGCGGCGATCCTCGTCGATCAGCTCGGCGAGCGGCACCGGGCGGCGCGCGCGCAGCAGCGCGTCGAGCGACACCGCGCCCTGCCAATGCCTGGACTCGTCCACCGCATAGATCTCGTAGAAGCGCTCGGGCAGATCCGGCGTCTCGCGCATGTAGTCGATGGCTTCGCCCACGGTCCAGCCCAGCGGAACCGTGATGACCTCGCTCTGCATACGCCGGCCGGCCGAGCCCTCGGGATAATCGAGGCTGCGCGCCAGCACGTCGCGCTCCGACGGCGGCAGGCGCTCGAGGATCTCCTCCTTGTCCTCCTCGTCGAGGCTCTCGAGCAGCTCGACGGCGTCGTCGGTTTCCAGCTCGCGGACACCCTCGGCGACCGTCTCCGGCTCGAGCTCCTCGAGGATCTCCTCACGGACGGCGTCGTCGACCTCGTTCAGCGCGGAAAAATCGAAATCGGTGCCGGTCAGCTCGACCAGCCTGACGCGGTCGTCGGGAGCGAGCGCGGCGATCAGATCGCCGAGATCCGCCTCGTGCAGCTCGGCGACCTCGGCGCGCAGGAACGCCTCGTCCTCGGCGGCAATGGCCGCCGTCATGGCTGCAATGAATTCGGGGCGAATCTCGCCGGACTCGGTGCGCATGGCCGCGGGATCGGCTAGACTTGCATCGGCGGGGGCGACGTCCAGGGTCTCGTTCATGACGTGCCTCACGAGCCATCGTTCAGACGATTGGTCTGATGTGTGGTTTCACGCATTACATAATGGTCAACAGCGAGCGCAACGGGAAAAGATGTCTCAGGCGCGACTGACATCGCGATGGGTAAACGCATTGGGCGGCGCGATTGCCGCGCTGCTCGTCGCGCACGGCGCAGCCGCGGCGCCGGCCGACTGTCCGCGCGAGGGCACGCTGGGGACCTCGCGCGTGCTGAGCGTCAACCCGAAGAACTATCCTCGCGTCGGCCTGAAGAGCTTTCCCGATACGCTGCCGCTGCAGGACGGCGAGGTCGTGCTCACCTTCGACGACGGCCCGTCGCCGCCGATGACCAACAAGGTGCTCGCGGCGCTCGCCAGGGAA
Proteins encoded in this window:
- a CDS encoding DNA-binding transcriptional regulator is translated as MQRLRLKADGRIVELRDGGEFPLAPSAAAPTAPLEVRDLRRRVQLTQQEFAAKLGVPVETIRNWEQGKRMPRGPARALLTVIAHAPDTVFEALAKT
- the mgtE gene encoding magnesium transporter, with translation MNETLDVAPADASLADPAAMRTESGEIRPEFIAAMTAAIAAEDEAFLRAEVAELHEADLGDLIAALAPDDRVRLVELTGTDFDFSALNEVDDAVREEILEELEPETVAEGVRELETDDAVELLESLDEEDKEEILERLPPSERDVLARSLDYPEGSAGRRMQSEVITVPLGWTVGEAIDYMRETPDLPERFYEIYAVDESRHWQGAVSLDALLRARRPVPLAELIDEDRRRVTVTDDLAEVARLFGKYNLVAAPVVDAENRLAGVITIDDVVDVIEEEADEDFKAIGGVSGDEELSDSVWTIAKGRFNWLLINLATAFLASSVLGLFEGQLQQMVALAVLAPIVASQGGNAATQTMTVAVRALATRELGPSNALRVVMREALVGLVNGLAFALVTGIAAVAWFKTPGLGIVIGLAMISNLVAGALGGILIPMVLERVRADPAVASGTFVTTVTDVVGFFSFLGIATLWFGLK